Proteins from one Paenibacillus amylolyticus genomic window:
- the hemW gene encoding radical SAM family heme chaperone HemW: MTLAAHSRKTGAPQAVYLHIPFCTNKCFYCDFNSYVLKDQPVMQYLEALEREMEHTVKANPPGEIKTIFVGGGTPTALKPDEMAVFLRSVKTYFPNWADDIEFSMEANPGTTDAEKLAAMKEGGVNRVSFGVQAFQNDLLTGIGRIHNTDDVYRSLENARKAGLHNLSIDLMFGLPNQTVAMLNESIDKALELDLPHYSIYSLKVEENTLFHTLYQKNQLPLPHEDDELEMYLLLMRRMKEAGYGQYEISNFAKPGFESRHNITYWRNEDYYGLGAGAHGYVGRERHMNIKGINPYVEASRAGLPRLDHFEIARPEAMEDYLMVGLRMLEGASASRFSEQFGESMEEVFAKPLGKMLNAGLLERTADGFRLSEQGILFGNDVFAEFIGSISLNS, translated from the coding sequence ATGACATTGGCAGCGCACAGCCGGAAGACAGGTGCACCCCAAGCGGTGTATCTTCACATTCCCTTTTGCACGAATAAATGTTTTTATTGCGACTTTAACTCTTACGTTCTGAAAGATCAGCCCGTGATGCAATATCTCGAAGCGCTGGAACGGGAGATGGAACATACAGTGAAGGCAAACCCGCCGGGTGAGATCAAGACCATATTTGTAGGTGGGGGTACGCCAACAGCTCTGAAACCGGATGAGATGGCGGTATTTCTTCGTTCCGTGAAGACATACTTCCCAAATTGGGCGGACGATATTGAATTTTCGATGGAGGCCAACCCGGGAACAACGGATGCAGAGAAGCTCGCTGCGATGAAAGAAGGCGGCGTCAATCGTGTCAGCTTTGGCGTGCAGGCTTTTCAAAATGATCTGCTGACAGGTATTGGCCGTATTCACAATACGGATGATGTATATCGGAGCCTGGAGAACGCCCGGAAAGCGGGACTTCATAATCTATCCATTGATCTGATGTTCGGGTTGCCGAACCAGACTGTAGCGATGTTGAATGAGAGCATTGACAAAGCGCTGGAACTGGATCTGCCGCATTACTCCATCTACAGTCTGAAAGTGGAAGAGAATACCCTTTTCCATACACTGTATCAGAAGAATCAGTTACCACTTCCGCATGAAGATGACGAGCTGGAGATGTATCTTCTATTAATGAGACGTATGAAAGAAGCAGGCTATGGACAATACGAGATCAGCAACTTTGCCAAGCCGGGCTTCGAGAGCCGCCACAATATTACGTACTGGCGTAATGAGGACTACTATGGTTTGGGTGCAGGTGCACACGGATATGTAGGCCGCGAACGGCATATGAATATCAAAGGCATAAATCCTTATGTGGAAGCTTCACGAGCAGGACTGCCTCGTCTGGATCATTTTGAGATTGCCCGCCCGGAGGCCATGGAAGATTATCTGATGGTTGGATTGAGAATGCTGGAAGGGGCTTCAGCCTCACGGTTTAGCGAACAGTTTGGAGAGTCCATGGAAGAAGTGTTTGCGAAGCCTCTGGGTAAAATGTTGAACGCAGGATTGCTTGAGCGTACGGCAGACGGCTTCCGACTGAGCGAGCAGGGTATCCTGTTCGGAAATGACGTTTTTGCGGAGTTTATCGGGTCCATATCGCTGAATTCGTAG
- the grpE gene encoding nucleotide exchange factor GrpE, protein MKEEQSFTEEQEVTTAEQEPINEAGAAEAQAEEIADQEQDELARLKAEAEEQQQRYVRAQADFDNFRRRTQKEKEELAKYASMKLVTELVPVIDNFERAMATVPEGAEVESFSKGMQMIFRQLETVMNNEGLTAMESVGQPFNPEFHQAIMQVESDEYEEGIVVEEVQKGYMLKDKVLRPAMVKVSS, encoded by the coding sequence TTGAAAGAGGAGCAATCATTTACAGAAGAACAAGAGGTAACAACAGCTGAGCAGGAGCCAATTAATGAAGCTGGCGCTGCAGAAGCACAAGCTGAGGAGATCGCTGATCAGGAGCAGGATGAGCTTGCGCGTCTGAAGGCAGAAGCTGAGGAGCAACAGCAGCGTTATGTCCGTGCACAGGCTGATTTTGATAACTTCCGTCGTCGTACGCAAAAGGAAAAAGAAGAATTGGCTAAATACGCTTCGATGAAGCTGGTCACCGAATTGGTACCGGTTATTGATAACTTCGAGCGCGCCATGGCTACTGTACCGGAAGGAGCAGAGGTCGAATCTTTCTCCAAGGGCATGCAAATGATCTTCCGTCAATTGGAAACGGTGATGAATAACGAAGGTCTGACAGCTATGGAATCGGTAGGACAACCGTTCAATCCTGAATTCCACCAAGCAATTATGCAAGTGGAGAGCGACGAGTACGAAGAAGGTATCGTTGTTGAGGAAGTCCAAAAAGGCTACATGCTGAAAGATAAAGTGCTTCGTCCAGCTATGGTTAAAGTCAGCTCATAA
- the lepA gene encoding translation elongation factor 4 has translation MTDIRVRQRKIRNFSIIAHIDHGKSTLADRILEYTGALTTREMQEQVLDQMDLERERGITIKLQAVALTYKADDGEEYLLNLIDTPGHVDFTYEVSRSLAACEGALLVVDAAQGIEAQTLANVYLALDNNLEILPVINKIDLPSADPDRVKQEVEDVIGLDTSNAVLASAKAGIGIKEILEQVVQSVPAPNGDPDQPLKALIFDSHYDPYKGVIVYVRVVDGKIKSGTKIKMMATGKSFEVIEVGAFKPRMTIVDELNVGDVGFIVAGIRHVGDTQVGDTVTEAKNPTPEPLPGYRKINPMVYCGLYPIETSDYVDLREALEKLQLNDASLSFEPETSSALGFGFRCGFLGLLHMDVIQERIEREFNIPLITTAPSVIYHVTLTNGEVMQIDNPSNYPEVGRIDYVEEPYVKAAIIVPNDYVGTIMELCQNKRGEYVNMEYLDTTRVTITYEIPLSEIVYDFFDQLKSSTKGYASFDYELSGYRQSNLAKMDILLNGEQVDALSFIVHRDRAYNRGRIICEKLRELIPRQMFEVPIQASVGTKVVARETVKAMRKNVLAKCYGGDISRKRKLLEKQKEGKKRMKQVGNVEVPQEAFMAVLKIDD, from the coding sequence ATGACTGACATTCGGGTAAGACAACGTAAAATTCGTAACTTTTCTATTATTGCACATATAGATCACGGCAAATCAACACTTGCGGACCGGATCTTGGAGTACACAGGTGCGCTGACAACGAGAGAAATGCAAGAACAAGTACTGGATCAGATGGATCTTGAGCGTGAACGTGGAATCACAATCAAGCTGCAGGCAGTAGCTCTGACTTACAAAGCAGATGACGGTGAAGAGTATCTATTGAATCTGATCGATACGCCTGGACACGTAGACTTCACGTATGAAGTATCACGAAGCCTTGCAGCTTGTGAAGGCGCTCTACTCGTGGTGGATGCGGCTCAAGGAATTGAAGCCCAGACACTCGCCAACGTGTATCTGGCATTAGACAATAATCTTGAAATTTTACCGGTTATCAACAAAATTGACCTTCCAAGCGCAGATCCTGATCGGGTGAAGCAGGAAGTCGAAGATGTTATTGGTTTGGATACAAGCAATGCTGTTCTGGCTTCGGCCAAGGCAGGTATCGGAATCAAAGAAATTCTGGAGCAAGTGGTGCAGAGTGTTCCGGCACCTAATGGTGACCCGGATCAACCGCTGAAGGCCCTGATTTTCGACTCGCATTATGACCCATACAAAGGGGTAATCGTATATGTGCGTGTCGTTGATGGCAAAATCAAATCCGGTACCAAAATCAAAATGATGGCAACAGGCAAATCCTTTGAAGTCATTGAAGTTGGAGCATTCAAACCTCGCATGACGATCGTGGACGAGCTGAACGTGGGTGATGTTGGATTTATTGTTGCGGGGATTCGGCATGTAGGCGATACACAAGTCGGGGATACCGTAACTGAGGCTAAAAATCCAACACCTGAACCGTTGCCGGGTTATCGTAAAATTAATCCAATGGTATATTGCGGTCTGTATCCGATCGAAACCTCGGACTATGTTGATCTGCGTGAAGCATTGGAGAAATTGCAATTGAACGATGCATCGCTCAGTTTTGAGCCGGAAACATCCAGTGCCCTTGGTTTTGGATTCCGTTGCGGATTCCTTGGACTGCTTCACATGGACGTAATCCAGGAGCGGATCGAGCGTGAATTCAACATTCCGTTGATCACGACTGCACCGAGTGTAATCTACCACGTGACACTGACCAATGGTGAAGTTATGCAAATCGACAACCCATCCAACTATCCTGAGGTAGGCCGGATTGATTATGTTGAGGAGCCATACGTGAAAGCAGCCATCATCGTACCGAACGATTATGTAGGTACCATCATGGAATTGTGCCAGAACAAGCGTGGCGAATATGTGAATATGGAATATTTGGACACAACCCGGGTTACGATTACGTATGAGATCCCGTTGTCCGAGATTGTGTATGACTTCTTCGACCAGTTAAAATCAAGCACCAAAGGATATGCGTCGTTTGACTATGAGCTGTCCGGTTATCGTCAGTCCAATCTGGCGAAAATGGATATCCTGCTCAATGGCGAACAGGTCGATGCGTTGTCCTTTATCGTTCACCGTGACCGTGCCTATAACCGCGGACGCATTATCTGTGAGAAGCTGCGCGAGCTGATTCCACGGCAAATGTTCGAGGTGCCAATTCAGGCATCCGTAGGTACGAAGGTTGTTGCTCGTGAAACGGTAAAAGCGATGCGTAAAAACGTACTTGCCAAGTGTTATGGTGGTGACATCTCGCGGAAACGGAAACTGCTTGAGAAGCAGAAGGAAGGTAAGAAGCGGATGAAGCAGGTTGGTAACGTTGAGGTGCCACAAGAGGCATTCATGGCGGTACTGAAAATTGATGATTAA
- a CDS encoding GNAT family N-acetyltransferase encodes MSVICRKAVPEDVEPLYEMIKGYAERGIMLPRSREILHRQLEHFIVAEVDGEVVGCGSLCRLGNDLVEVRSLGISEGHKGLGIGSRLLDRLVEEAERQQIPKVMALTYEVSFFSKTALLLWKGDFPEKVWTDCVHCSKQDCCDEIAVLKELNVPA; translated from the coding sequence ATGTCGGTAATATGCAGAAAAGCCGTGCCGGAAGATGTTGAACCACTGTATGAAATGATTAAGGGCTATGCAGAGCGTGGGATCATGCTTCCGCGATCACGGGAAATACTGCACCGGCAGCTGGAGCACTTTATTGTAGCCGAAGTGGATGGTGAAGTGGTGGGTTGCGGATCGCTTTGTCGTCTGGGGAATGATCTGGTTGAAGTCAGATCACTCGGTATCTCGGAAGGGCACAAAGGACTCGGTATTGGCTCCAGGTTGCTGGACCGACTGGTAGAAGAAGCGGAGAGACAACAGATTCCCAAGGTTATGGCGTTGACTTATGAAGTATCCTTCTTCTCAAAAACGGCTTTGCTGTTGTGGAAAGGAGATTTTCCCGAGAAAGTATGGACAGACTGTGTTCATTGCAGCAAGCAGGATTGTTGCGATGAGATCGCTGTATTGAAGGAGCTTAACGTTCCAGCCTAA
- the rpsT gene encoding 30S ribosomal protein S20 → MPNIKSAVKRVKTSDKRRALNASQKSALRTAVKAADAALVSNEVDTAKAAIQAASKKLDKAVTKGLVHKNAAARKKSRLAKKLNALSAQA, encoded by the coding sequence ATGCCAAACATCAAATCCGCTGTTAAACGCGTAAAAACGAGCGACAAGCGCCGCGCACTCAACGCTTCCCAGAAGTCTGCACTCCGTACAGCTGTTAAAGCTGCTGATGCTGCTCTGGTAAGTAACGAAGTTGATACTGCAAAAGCTGCGATTCAAGCTGCTTCCAAAAAGCTGGACAAGGCTGTAACTAAAGGTCTGGTTCATAAAAATGCTGCAGCACGCAAAAAGTCTCGCTTGGCGAAAAAACTGAACGCTCTTTCCGCACAAGCGTAA
- the hrcA gene encoding heat-inducible transcriptional repressor HrcA yields the protein MLTERQRMILNAIVDDYIRSAEPVGSRSISKRGDVGYSPATIRNEMADLEDMGFLEQPHTSAGRIPSHKGYRYYVDHLVPWNQVEPQELDDLKSFFAEKLNVMEQVIQHASNILSHMTNYTSILLGPEVFHTSLRHFQLLPLNESEAVAIIVTNTGQVENKTVQIPPEISVAEMENVVRLLNTKLVGVPIYKLKSRLYTELGQEMQRHITRYEEVMQVLNSAFDNEHDNRLFLSGATNMLTQPEFKDIEKVKDILDLLEETPTLMKLMMPVPGGSGIQVRIGTENDHEAFANCSLITASYSLDGEALGSIGILGPTRMDYARVIHILNTLSRDLTTMLTHRFK from the coding sequence ATGTTAACAGAGCGTCAACGAATGATTCTGAACGCTATAGTGGATGACTATATCCGTTCAGCTGAGCCCGTAGGGTCCCGGAGCATTTCCAAAAGGGGAGATGTTGGATACAGTCCGGCGACGATCCGTAATGAAATGGCGGACCTTGAAGATATGGGTTTCCTGGAACAGCCACATACATCGGCAGGGCGCATACCTTCCCATAAAGGCTATCGATATTATGTCGATCATTTGGTTCCGTGGAATCAGGTGGAGCCTCAAGAGTTGGATGACCTGAAGTCGTTCTTCGCCGAAAAGCTGAACGTGATGGAACAAGTTATTCAGCATGCATCCAATATTTTGTCACACATGACGAATTATACTTCGATCCTGCTTGGACCGGAAGTATTCCACACGTCCCTGCGTCACTTCCAATTGCTTCCGCTGAACGAGAGTGAAGCAGTGGCAATCATCGTGACCAATACAGGTCAGGTGGAGAACAAGACCGTTCAGATTCCACCAGAAATCTCGGTAGCCGAGATGGAAAATGTGGTTCGCTTGTTAAATACCAAGCTTGTGGGCGTACCCATCTACAAATTGAAATCCCGTCTTTATACCGAACTTGGGCAAGAGATGCAGCGGCATATTACACGTTACGAGGAAGTTATGCAGGTACTGAACAGTGCCTTTGACAACGAACATGATAATCGTCTGTTCCTCAGTGGTGCCACCAATATGTTGACTCAACCGGAATTTAAAGATATCGAAAAGGTAAAAGATATTCTTGACCTGCTGGAAGAGACACCAACACTCATGAAATTGATGATGCCCGTGCCCGGTGGATCTGGTATTCAAGTGCGAATTGGCACTGAGAATGATCATGAAGCCTTTGCCAACTGCAGCCTGATTACAGCCTCCTATTCATTGGACGGTGAGGCTTTGGGTTCGATCGGTATTCTGGGACCCACGCGGATGGATTATGCACGTGTCATTCATATTTTAAATACACTATCCCGTGACTTGACGACGATGCTGACGCATCGTTTCAAATAA
- a CDS encoding YfhD family protein, with protein MAEHERPGKILTKTEKMKRMQSAKNEDVEFSAEAADHEDIEALRRSEAADRRQGRELHD; from the coding sequence ATGGCAGAACATGAACGCCCAGGCAAGATTCTAACGAAAACGGAAAAAATGAAACGTATGCAATCCGCAAAAAATGAGGACGTGGAATTCAGCGCTGAAGCTGCCGATCATGAAGATATCGAAGCATTACGCCGCAGTGAAGCGGCGGATCGACGTCAGGGACGGGAGCTTCATGACTGA
- the dnaK gene encoding molecular chaperone DnaK, giving the protein MSKVIGIDLGTTNSCVAVMEGGEAVVIPNPEGARTTPSVVGFKKDGERVVGETAKRQAITNPDRTIMSIKRHMGTSHKETIDGKDYSAQEISAIILQKLKSDAEAYLGQTVTQAVITVPAYFNDSQRQATKDAGKIAGLEVLRIVNEPTAAALAYGMEKSEDQTILVYDLGGGTFDVSILELGDGFFEVKATSGDNQLGGDDFDQVIIDYLVSEFKKDQGIDLSKDKAAVQRLKDAAEKAKKELSGVLTTTISLPFITVADGVPQHLELNLSRAKFEEISAGLVERTLEPTRRALSDAGMTANDIDKIVLVGGSTRIPAVQEAIKKLTGKEPHKGVNPDEVVALGAAVQAGVLTGDVKDVVLLDVTPLSLGIETAGGVFTKMIERNTTIPTSKSQVFSTYADNQPSVEIHVLQGEREMAAGNKSLGRFMLGDIPPAPRGVPQIEVSFDIDANGIVNVSATDKGTNKTQKITITSSSGLSDEEVEQMMKDAELHAEEDKKRRELVEAKNSADQLIYSVDKTIKDLGEKADAGEVEKANAAKEKLQGVLASDNLEDIKAATEELTEIVQQLSVKLYEQAQAQEQEAQGAEEQQGSAKRDNVVDADYEVVDEDKKQN; this is encoded by the coding sequence ATGAGCAAAGTAATTGGTATTGACTTAGGAACAACAAACTCATGCGTGGCAGTAATGGAAGGCGGCGAGGCTGTCGTAATTCCAAATCCGGAGGGCGCACGCACAACCCCATCCGTAGTTGGTTTCAAAAAAGATGGAGAGCGCGTTGTTGGTGAAACTGCCAAACGTCAAGCGATCACCAATCCGGATCGTACGATCATGTCGATCAAACGTCACATGGGTACTTCCCACAAGGAAACCATTGATGGCAAAGACTACTCTGCACAAGAGATCTCTGCAATCATCTTGCAAAAATTGAAATCCGATGCTGAAGCTTATCTGGGTCAAACGGTAACTCAAGCCGTTATCACTGTACCAGCTTACTTCAATGACAGTCAGCGTCAAGCGACTAAAGATGCAGGTAAAATTGCAGGTTTGGAAGTTCTGCGTATCGTCAACGAGCCTACAGCAGCAGCTTTGGCGTACGGTATGGAGAAATCCGAAGACCAAACGATTCTCGTATATGACCTGGGTGGCGGTACGTTCGACGTATCCATTCTTGAACTGGGTGACGGCTTCTTCGAAGTTAAAGCAACTAGCGGGGACAACCAACTGGGCGGCGATGACTTTGACCAAGTGATCATTGATTATCTCGTAAGTGAATTCAAAAAAGATCAAGGCATTGACTTGAGTAAAGATAAAGCGGCGGTTCAACGTTTGAAAGATGCAGCGGAAAAAGCGAAAAAAGAACTTTCCGGCGTATTGACTACAACGATCTCCTTGCCGTTCATCACGGTAGCTGATGGCGTTCCTCAGCATTTGGAGTTGAACCTGAGCCGTGCGAAATTTGAAGAAATCTCTGCAGGTCTGGTTGAGCGTACGCTTGAACCAACTCGTCGTGCATTGAGCGATGCAGGCATGACAGCTAACGATATCGACAAGATCGTATTGGTTGGTGGTTCCACACGTATTCCTGCAGTACAAGAAGCGATCAAAAAACTGACTGGTAAAGAGCCTCACAAAGGCGTTAACCCGGATGAAGTTGTAGCTTTGGGTGCTGCTGTACAAGCGGGCGTACTCACAGGTGACGTGAAAGACGTTGTATTGCTCGACGTAACTCCATTGTCCCTGGGTATCGAAACAGCGGGCGGCGTATTCACGAAAATGATCGAGCGTAACACAACGATCCCTACAAGCAAATCTCAAGTATTCTCCACGTATGCAGACAATCAACCAAGCGTTGAGATTCACGTTCTGCAAGGTGAGCGTGAGATGGCAGCGGGTAACAAATCGCTTGGACGTTTCATGTTGGGTGATATTCCACCAGCACCACGTGGCGTTCCACAGATCGAAGTTAGCTTCGATATTGATGCCAACGGTATCGTTAACGTATCTGCAACAGATAAAGGTACGAACAAAACTCAAAAAATCACAATCACTTCTTCCAGCGGTTTGAGCGATGAAGAAGTTGAGCAAATGATGAAAGATGCTGAGTTGCATGCTGAAGAAGATAAAAAACGCAGAGAACTCGTTGAAGCGAAAAACAGTGCAGATCAATTGATCTACTCTGTTGACAAAACGATCAAAGACCTTGGCGAAAAAGCAGATGCTGGCGAAGTTGAAAAAGCGAATGCTGCCAAAGAAAAATTGCAAGGCGTTCTGGCTTCCGACAACCTGGAAGATATCAAAGCTGCTACAGAAGAACTGACAGAGATCGTTCAACAGCTGTCCGTGAAACTGTATGAGCAAGCTCAAGCGCAAGAGCAAGAAGCACAAGGCGCTGAAGAGCAACAAGGTTCCGCAAAACGTGACAACGTCGTAGACGCTGATTACGAAGTTGTGGATGAAGATAAAAAACAAAACTAA